The Methanocaldococcus infernus ME region CTATGCCAGTGGAAACTCCTGTGATGTATGACTTAAACAATAAGGCTATTAAGGAACATGCTGACAAGTTTGGAGAGAGACAGTATAGGTTTAGAATGGGTAATAAAGAGTTGATGTTAAGATTTGCAGCCTGTTTTGGACAGTTTATGATAAAAAAGGATATGTATTTGTTACCTAAGTATCTTCCTTTAAAGTTGTATGAGCTCTCAACCTACAGTTTTAGATATGAGCAAAGTGGAGAGCTTGTAGGTTTAAAGAGATTGAGAGCCTTTACAATGCCTGATATGCATACAGTTTGCTTAAACTTAGAGCAAGCTATGGAAGAGTTTGAAAAACAGTTCTGGATGTGTCTAAAAACTGGAGAAGATTTAGAGTTAGACTACTATGTTATCTTTAGATTCACCAAGGATTTCTTTGAAGAGCATAAAGATTGGTTCCTAAGGATGGCTAAGGAGTATAAGGAGAGGTATAATAAAGATTTGCTCTTAGAAATTCTTCCTAAGAGAAAGCACTACTGGGTTGGAAAGGTAGATATTGCTGTCATAGACAGCTTGGGAAGGCCTATAGAGAACCCAACAGTACAGATAGATGTTGAAAGTAGTAAGAGATTTGATATTAAAGTTCATGCTGATAAAGAGATTTATCCTATTATTCTACACTGCTCTCCAACAGGCTCAATTGAGAGGGTTATCTGTGCCCTCTTAGAGAGAGATATGGAACTTCCCTACTTCCCAATCTGGCTCTCTCCTATTCAAGTTAGGGTTATCTCAGTCTCAGAGAAGTATAATGAGTATGCTGAAAATATAGTTAAAGAGCTAATAAAGAATAATATTAGAGCTGACTTAGATGATAGAGACTTAAGAGTTGGTAAGAAGATAAGAGAGGCTGGGAAGGATTGGGTTCCTTATGTTGTTGTGGTTGGAGAGGAAGAGGTTAAGGG contains the following coding sequences:
- a CDS encoding threonine--tRNA ligase, which produces MRMLLIHSDYLEFEAKEKTKIAEDTENLKGKLEECLVSFIAVEREDESNVKGIIDKAVEEIKKVAEKLKVKNIVIYPYAHLSSNLSSPETALEVLKGIEKELKKEFNVLRAPFGWYKAFKLSCKGHPLSELSRKIVPEEEKKEKEEVESEFYLIKDGELIKIDKDNLKVIENKYLRQLAKYELGIRESLEKEPKHVKLIKEKEICSNEEASDLGHFRWYPKGKLIRDLIADYVYYLVLSHGAMPVETPVMYDLNNKAIKEHADKFGERQYRFRMGNKELMLRFAACFGQFMIKKDMYLLPKYLPLKLYELSTYSFRYEQSGELVGLKRLRAFTMPDMHTVCLNLEQAMEEFEKQFWMCLKTGEDLELDYYVIFRFTKDFFEEHKDWFLRMAKEYKERYNKDLLLEILPKRKHYWVGKVDIAVIDSLGRPIENPTVQIDVESSKRFDIKVHADKEIYPIILHCSPTGSIERVICALLERDMELPYFPIWLSPIQVRVISVSEKYNEYAENIVKELIKNNIRADLDDRDLRVGKKIREAGKDWVPYVVVVGEEEVKGNKLTVTIREKSTLKEPYKVKMSLEELIKEVKEKCKDKPFRPLPLPYKVSLQPKFN